The following are encoded together in the Leuconostoc mesenteroides subsp. mesenteroides ATCC 8293 genome:
- a CDS encoding glycoside hydrolase family 65 protein — protein sequence MKRIFEVDPWTVTSHDLNPKDKRLQESMTSLGNEYMGMRGMFEEVYSGDTHQGIYVGGVWFPDKTRVGWWKNGYPLYFGKAINALNYVKADIYVDGNQVDLAKNDVTDFEVSLDMKNGVLNRTFTVFGVTFKITRLVSAALNELADIHYELSSADGQAHKIRFDASIDADVVNEDSNYDEKFWQVLDAGNDTNSSFIATQTIENPFGVPQFTVVARQSFVGGEKHGVNRSEKEVTDNFDIEVPAKGSVSFEKRVIVTTSRDYDSLAQVIKAGETLTADLAAQTYDDIYTAHAQEWANRWEKADVQIEGDDAAQQGIRFNLFQLFSTYYGNDPRLNIGPKGFTGEKYGGATYWDTEAFAIPVYLGVADPSVTRSLLQYRFDQLDGAFHNAKEQGLKGALYPMVTFDGIESHNEWEITFEEIHRNSTIAYAIYNYTNITGDHSWLDGDGAQVLYNIARFWADRVHYSARNDKYMIHGVTGPNEYENNVNNNFYTNWMAKWVLQYSLEHYDEINADEKAKLALTDEELAKWQEIVDKMYLPEADVETKTGKKHIFVQHDTFLDKDLTPIADMPQDIRPINQNWSWDRILRSPYIKQSDTLHAMFYFPDAFTEEEKRNNFEFYEPLTVHESSLSPSVHSILAADLQMEDKAVEMYERAARLDLDNYNNDTSDGLHITAMTGSWLAIVQGFAGMRVRDGKLHLKPFLPKNWTKYAFRLVFRGHVLEVSVDGQGAHVDLISGEPLVIDLLGQDVELTK from the coding sequence ATGAAACGAATTTTTGAAGTTGATCCTTGGACAGTTACATCACATGATTTGAATCCCAAAGATAAACGTCTCCAAGAATCTATGACGAGTTTGGGCAACGAATACATGGGCATGCGTGGCATGTTCGAAGAAGTCTATTCCGGTGACACACATCAAGGAATTTACGTTGGTGGTGTTTGGTTCCCAGATAAAACACGTGTCGGTTGGTGGAAAAATGGTTATCCACTTTACTTTGGAAAAGCTATCAATGCGCTAAACTATGTCAAGGCAGACATTTACGTTGATGGCAATCAAGTTGATTTAGCTAAGAATGATGTGACTGATTTTGAAGTATCATTGGATATGAAAAATGGTGTTTTGAATCGAACATTTACTGTGTTTGGCGTGACGTTTAAAATCACGCGCTTAGTTTCAGCAGCATTGAATGAACTGGCAGATATTCACTATGAGTTGTCATCTGCTGATGGTCAAGCGCACAAAATTCGTTTTGATGCTAGTATTGATGCTGACGTTGTCAATGAAGATTCAAATTATGATGAAAAGTTTTGGCAAGTTTTGGACGCAGGTAATGACACTAATTCATCATTTATCGCTACGCAAACAATTGAAAATCCGTTTGGTGTGCCACAATTTACAGTTGTTGCCCGTCAGAGCTTTGTTGGCGGTGAAAAGCATGGTGTGAACCGCTCTGAAAAAGAAGTGACTGATAACTTTGACATTGAAGTACCAGCTAAAGGTTCAGTTAGTTTTGAAAAGCGCGTGATTGTGACAACTTCGCGTGATTATGATAGCCTAGCTCAAGTGATTAAAGCAGGTGAAACACTAACTGCGGATCTTGCCGCACAAACATACGACGACATATACACAGCACATGCACAAGAATGGGCTAATCGTTGGGAAAAAGCTGATGTTCAAATTGAAGGAGATGATGCGGCGCAGCAAGGTATTCGCTTCAACCTATTCCAGTTATTCTCAACTTACTATGGTAATGATCCACGCTTGAATATCGGACCAAAAGGTTTCACTGGCGAGAAGTACGGTGGTGCCACGTATTGGGACACCGAAGCATTTGCCATTCCTGTTTACCTTGGTGTTGCTGATCCGTCTGTGACCCGTTCATTGCTACAATATCGTTTTGATCAGTTGGATGGTGCATTCCACAATGCCAAAGAACAAGGCTTAAAAGGTGCTTTGTACCCAATGGTGACCTTTGATGGTATTGAGTCACACAACGAGTGGGAAATTACTTTTGAAGAAATTCACCGTAATTCGACAATTGCTTATGCGATTTATAATTATACCAACATCACGGGAGATCACTCATGGCTTGACGGTGATGGCGCACAAGTTTTGTATAATATCGCCCGCTTCTGGGCAGATCGTGTCCACTATTCTGCCCGAAACGATAAGTACATGATTCATGGTGTCACGGGTCCCAACGAGTACGAAAACAATGTTAATAACAATTTCTATACAAATTGGATGGCTAAGTGGGTTTTGCAATACTCACTTGAACACTACGATGAAATTAATGCTGATGAAAAAGCTAAGTTGGCTTTGACAGATGAAGAATTAGCAAAGTGGCAAGAAATTGTTGATAAAATGTATTTGCCAGAGGCTGATGTTGAAACCAAGACAGGTAAAAAGCATATCTTTGTTCAACACGATACATTCTTGGATAAAGATTTGACTCCAATCGCTGATATGCCACAAGATATTCGTCCAATTAACCAAAACTGGTCATGGGATCGCATTTTGCGCTCACCATATATTAAGCAATCTGATACATTACATGCCATGTTCTATTTCCCAGACGCGTTTACAGAAGAAGAAAAGCGTAACAACTTTGAATTCTATGAACCATTGACAGTGCATGAGTCATCATTGTCGCCATCTGTTCACTCAATTTTGGCTGCTGACTTACAAATGGAAGATAAAGCAGTTGAAATGTACGAACGTGCGGCCCGTTTGGACTTAGATAATTATAATAATGATACGTCAGATGGTTTGCATATAACCGCTATGACAGGTTCATGGTTAGCGATTGTGCAAGGATTTGCCGGCATGCGTGTGCGTGATGGTAAACTCCACTTGAAGCCATTCTTGCCAAAGAATTGGACAAAATATGCTTTCCGTTTGGTATTCCGAGGTCATGTTTTGGAAGTGTCAGTTGATGGTCAAGGTGCACATGTTGACTTGATTTCAGGTGAACCATTAGTTATTGACCTATTAGGACAAGATGTCGAATTGACAAAGTAA
- a CDS encoding aldose epimerase family protein: protein MKVVEKDFGQLPDGKIVTAFTLENIKHTQITAISYGATWQSFSVEHDGVKQELLVQFNDLATYLDNPFHFGNTIGRVGGRLSKTDYDINGAHFTLTPNDHDNVLHSGINGFDAVNWHGEARNLGTAAEINFTRTFDDEFAGQLAAQVTYRLDDEDRLDIIFSGVSTENTLFNPMTHVYFNLVGKDQDISQHKLQIASHQHLEVDNHAIPTGNVLDNQNTKFDFAHLHALGQEHYDDAWVLDPSRQGEGVGLTSPDESLTLTVDSDRNGVVVFTANPDDSSDIKTALAIEMQTLPDAVNHEGFGDIVLPANETKTYTVTYQIKKNEDK from the coding sequence ATGAAAGTAGTAGAGAAGGATTTTGGACAATTACCTGACGGAAAAATCGTGACGGCGTTTACCCTAGAAAATATTAAACACACACAGATTACTGCGATTTCGTACGGAGCAACTTGGCAGTCATTTTCCGTTGAACATGATGGTGTCAAACAAGAATTATTAGTACAATTTAATGATTTAGCCACGTATTTAGATAATCCATTCCATTTTGGAAACACAATTGGTCGCGTTGGTGGCCGATTATCAAAAACTGACTATGATATTAATGGGGCACATTTTACATTAACACCAAATGATCATGACAATGTTTTACATTCTGGCATCAATGGCTTTGATGCGGTTAATTGGCACGGTGAAGCAAGAAATTTGGGTACAGCAGCGGAAATTAATTTCACACGTACTTTTGATGATGAATTCGCCGGACAATTAGCTGCCCAAGTAACCTATCGATTGGACGATGAGGATCGTCTAGATATTATATTTAGTGGCGTTTCAACTGAAAATACATTATTCAACCCAATGACGCACGTCTACTTTAATTTAGTTGGTAAGGATCAAGATATCAGTCAGCATAAATTACAAATTGCGTCACATCAACATCTTGAAGTTGATAATCACGCGATTCCAACCGGTAACGTGCTTGATAATCAAAATACAAAATTTGATTTTGCGCATTTGCACGCCTTGGGACAAGAGCATTATGATGATGCTTGGGTATTAGATCCAAGCCGTCAAGGGGAAGGTGTAGGACTAACTTCACCCGATGAAAGTTTGACCTTGACAGTGGATTCAGATCGCAATGGTGTTGTTGTATTCACTGCCAATCCTGACGATAGCAGTGACATTAAAACAGCGCTTGCTATTGAGATGCAGACTTTACCTGATGCGGTTAATCATGAAGGTTTTGGTGATATTGTTTTGCCAGCAAACGAAACAAAAACTTATACCGTAACTTACCAAATTAAAAAAAATGAGGATAAATAA
- the pgmB gene encoding beta-phosphoglucomutase, translating to MTKFSDIKGFAFDLDGVIADTARFHGEAWHQTADEVGTTWTPELAEGLKGISRMASLQMILDAGDHADDFSQADKEALAEKKNHHYQQLISTLTEDDILPGMKDLIQSAKAAGYTMSVASASKNAPMILDHLGLTKYFVGIVDPATLTKGKPDPEIFVRAAEVLHLNPENVIGLEDSAAGIVSINGAGETSLAIGNADVLSGADLNFESTSEVTLANIEAKMQ from the coding sequence ATGACTAAATTTTCAGATATTAAAGGTTTTGCCTTTGATTTAGATGGGGTTATTGCTGATACGGCGCGTTTCCATGGCGAAGCTTGGCATCAAACAGCTGATGAGGTTGGCACAACTTGGACACCAGAATTGGCTGAAGGTTTGAAGGGCATCAGTCGCATGGCTTCCTTGCAAATGATTTTGGATGCTGGGGATCATGCCGATGATTTTTCTCAAGCAGATAAAGAAGCATTAGCAGAAAAGAAAAATCATCATTACCAACAACTCATTTCAACATTGACTGAAGATGATATTTTACCTGGCATGAAAGATCTCATTCAATCAGCTAAGGCAGCCGGCTATACAATGTCGGTGGCATCAGCTTCTAAAAACGCACCAATGATTCTAGATCATTTGGGATTGACCAAGTATTTTGTTGGCATTGTTGATCCCGCCACTTTGACAAAGGGAAAACCTGATCCTGAAATCTTCGTTCGTGCTGCGGAAGTCTTACATTTAAATCCAGAAAATGTTATTGGATTGGAAGATTCAGCTGCTGGTATTGTCTCAATCAATGGCGCAGGTGAGACATCACTAGCCATTGGTAACGCAGATGTTTTGTCAGGAGCGGACTTGAATTTTGAGTCTACTTCAGAAGTGACCTTAGCAAATATTGAAGCTAAAATGCAATAG
- the ribB gene encoding 3,4-dihydroxy-2-butanone-4-phosphate synthase, with the protein MADVEEIVKYMKTGGLIILVDDEDRENEGDLVGIGAKMSPENVNFMVTHARGLLCTPVGESITRRLGLTQMVANNTESNGTRFTFSVDAETVHGVTTGVSAFDRSATIRVLADPSSTEKDFVHSGHTFPLKALDGGFAVRNGHTEAAVDLAKLANEEPVGAICEILNEDGTMARLPQLLTMSKRFNLPLLSIKELTNYMEKI; encoded by the coding sequence ATGGCTGATGTAGAAGAAATTGTTAAATATATGAAAACAGGTGGATTAATCATTCTGGTGGATGATGAAGATAGAGAAAATGAAGGTGATTTAGTTGGCATTGGAGCAAAAATGAGTCCAGAAAATGTAAATTTTATGGTTACACATGCTAGAGGATTACTATGCACTCCTGTTGGAGAGAGTATTACACGCCGTTTAGGTCTTACTCAGATGGTGGCAAATAATACAGAGAGCAATGGAACAAGGTTCACTTTTTCGGTTGATGCTGAGACAGTACATGGCGTTACAACAGGAGTGTCAGCGTTTGATCGTTCAGCAACTATCAGAGTTTTGGCAGATCCATCAAGCACAGAGAAAGATTTTGTTCACTCTGGACATACATTCCCTCTCAAAGCACTTGATGGTGGGTTTGCAGTTCGGAATGGTCATACTGAGGCTGCAGTAGATCTGGCTAAATTAGCAAATGAGGAGCCAGTAGGCGCTATTTGTGAGATTCTAAATGAAGATGGAACAATGGCACGACTACCTCAGTTGCTTACTATGTCCAAAAGGTTTAACTTACCACTACTAAGTATCAAAGAGTTAACCAACTATATGGAAAAAATATAG
- a CDS encoding lysophospholipid acyltransferase family protein: MSLTNTILTQLTTKTVSFFVGNVKGLENLKFNGPRIIIANHSSYMDHFVILYLLKKQNPNQAIYFLTKKEAFEKPFSRWWHLSLNSISVDRRKNAMSSMMVLKDKLITEKAVVVIYPEGTRTPTGNMYFGKNGAESLSYVTGVKMIPIGMHENFDVLPKFSIFPNFKKISVAVGNSIQIPKTSRKCLEVNKLDYFYSVN; encoded by the coding sequence ATGAGTTTAACAAATACGATTCTTACACAGTTAACAACAAAAACTGTAAGTTTTTTTGTTGGCAACGTAAAAGGTTTAGAGAATCTAAAGTTTAATGGGCCGCGTATAATCATCGCTAATCATAGTAGTTACATGGATCATTTTGTGATTTTATATCTTCTAAAAAAACAAAATCCAAATCAAGCTATTTATTTTTTAACCAAGAAAGAGGCTTTTGAAAAACCATTTTCAAGATGGTGGCATTTATCTTTAAATAGTATATCTGTTGACAGGAGGAAAAACGCCATGTCTTCTATGATGGTTCTAAAAGATAAGCTGATCACTGAAAAGGCAGTCGTTGTCATTTATCCTGAGGGAACTAGAACCCCAACTGGGAATATGTATTTTGGAAAAAATGGCGCAGAAAGTTTATCCTACGTCACGGGAGTTAAAATGATACCAATTGGTATGCATGAAAATTTTGATGTTTTACCTAAGTTTTCAATATTTCCGAATTTTAAAAAGATTAGTGTAGCCGTTGGAAATTCAATCCAAATACCAAAAACCTCCAGAAAATGCTTAGAAGTCAATAAATTGGATTATTTTTATTCAGTTAATTAG